A single Pseudomonadota bacterium DNA region contains:
- a CDS encoding 4Fe-4S dicluster domain-containing protein, with amino-acid sequence MQKSLLIDPEKCTSCLQCEMACSFEHEGTFNPARSRIKIFEFEHGRRAVPYTCTQCAEAWCLHACPVEALVRSQETGAVEVLDDVCVGCKVCTIACPFGTVNYNPDTGKVIKCDLCHGDPKCAEACPTDAITYVDSAWTGYERMQAWAVKTDNQPAA; translated from the coding sequence ATGCAGAAATCCCTATTGATTGATCCGGAGAAGTGCACCAGTTGCCTTCAGTGTGAGATGGCGTGTTCGTTCGAGCACGAGGGCACGTTCAATCCCGCGCGTTCACGGATCAAGATCTTCGAATTCGAACACGGCCGACGCGCCGTGCCCTACACCTGCACCCAGTGCGCGGAGGCCTGGTGCCTGCACGCCTGTCCGGTCGAGGCTTTGGTCAGGAGCCAGGAAACCGGTGCTGTCGAGGTGCTGGACGATGTCTGTGTCGGCTGCAAGGTCTGCACCATCGCGTGCCCGTTTGGCACCGTGAACTACAACCCCGACACCGGCAAGGTGATCAAGTGCGACCTGTGCCACGGCGATCCGAAGTGCGCCGAGGCGTGTCCGACCGACGCCATCACCTATGTCGACTCAGCCTGGACCGGATACGAACGGATGCAGGCCTGGGCCGTCAAGACCGACAACCAGCCGGCAGCTTGA
- a CDS encoding aldehyde ferredoxin oxidoreductase family protein, with the protein MGWQKNVLRVNLTEGTAKSEPLNMEWAESYMGERGLGTKYLYENMDPKADPMSPENVLIFATGPLTGTMSSTSGRYAVLCKGPLTNAIACSNSGGKFGAEMKYAGYDLIILEGRAKSPVYLHIVDDEVEILPADELWGTGVWHTEEWIKARHQNPNLKVASIGEAGENGVYYACVVNDLHRAAGRSGVGAVMGSKNLKAIACHGTKGVTVHDPKKFMEVIKDTHAKLAESEGRQGLTQEGTLAMIDAMEEWGGLPTRNFNEVQFEGTGKINPNFAITKNENGHVNLITNKACFGCTIACGRIAHVDKDHFTVVNRPQYHHASGGLEYETAYAFGPVVGVDDIDALTFANFMMNEHGMDPISFGVTLAAAMELYEVGAITKDQTDGIALNFGSAEALAVMAEKTGKGEGFGKELALGSKRLTEKYGHPEFFMGVKGQEFAGYDSRALQGMGLGYATSNRGACHLKHDVFAEDMEDVSGNGKAEPVKKSQDVVAMIDSTGLCLFTTAAWGPEDFAAQIDAACEGDWPLERIIESGERTFNLERMFNLGAGLTKADDTLPKRMLETPAPSGNAKGKVAELDKMLPEYYQHRGWTEEGVPSNETLSRLGL; encoded by the coding sequence ATGGGATGGCAGAAAAACGTTCTTCGCGTCAATCTGACCGAGGGTACCGCGAAATCCGAACCGCTCAACATGGAATGGGCGGAGTCCTACATGGGCGAGCGCGGCCTGGGCACCAAATACCTTTACGAGAACATGGACCCCAAGGCCGATCCGATGAGCCCGGAGAACGTCCTGATCTTCGCGACCGGGCCCCTGACCGGCACGATGTCGTCGACCAGCGGACGGTACGCGGTGTTGTGCAAGGGCCCGCTGACCAACGCTATCGCGTGCTCCAACTCCGGCGGCAAGTTCGGCGCCGAGATGAAGTACGCGGGCTACGACCTGATCATTCTTGAGGGCAGGGCCAAAAGCCCGGTCTATCTCCACATCGTCGACGACGAGGTCGAGATCCTGCCGGCCGACGAGCTGTGGGGCACCGGCGTCTGGCACACCGAGGAGTGGATCAAGGCACGCCATCAGAATCCGAACCTGAAGGTTGCCTCGATCGGCGAGGCCGGCGAGAACGGCGTCTATTACGCCTGCGTCGTCAATGATCTGCACCGGGCGGCCGGGCGTTCCGGCGTCGGTGCCGTCATGGGTTCAAAGAACCTGAAGGCAATCGCCTGCCACGGCACCAAGGGCGTCACCGTCCACGATCCCAAGAAGTTCATGGAGGTGATCAAGGATACCCACGCCAAGCTCGCCGAGAGCGAAGGCCGCCAGGGTCTGACCCAGGAAGGCACGCTGGCCATGATCGACGCCATGGAGGAGTGGGGCGGCCTGCCGACCCGCAACTTCAACGAGGTGCAGTTCGAAGGCACCGGCAAGATCAACCCGAACTTCGCGATCACCAAAAACGAAAACGGTCACGTCAACCTGATCACCAATAAGGCGTGCTTCGGCTGCACCATCGCGTGCGGGCGTATCGCCCATGTCGACAAGGACCATTTTACCGTCGTCAACCGGCCGCAATACCACCACGCCTCCGGCGGGTTAGAGTACGAAACGGCCTATGCCTTCGGCCCCGTGGTCGGTGTCGATGACATCGACGCCCTGACCTTCGCCAACTTCATGATGAACGAGCACGGCATGGACCCGATCTCGTTTGGCGTGACGCTTGCCGCGGCCATGGAGCTCTATGAAGTCGGCGCCATCACCAAGGATCAGACCGACGGCATCGCGCTCAACTTCGGCAGCGCCGAGGCGCTTGCCGTCATGGCCGAGAAGACCGGCAAGGGCGAGGGTTTCGGCAAGGAACTGGCGCTCGGCTCCAAGCGGCTCACCGAGAAGTACGGCCATCCGGAGTTCTTTATGGGCGTCAAGGGCCAGGAGTTCGCCGGTTACGACAGCCGCGCGCTCCAGGGCATGGGCCTGGGCTACGCCACGTCCAACCGCGGCGCTTGCCATCTGAAGCACGATGTCTTCGCCGAGGATATGGAAGACGTCTCCGGCAACGGCAAGGCCGAACCGGTGAAGAAGAGCCAGGACGTCGTCGCGATGATCGATTCGACGGGCCTGTGCTTGTTCACCACGGCGGCCTGGGGTCCCGAAGACTTCGCCGCCCAGATCGACGCGGCGTGCGAGGGCGACTGGCCCCTGGAACGCATCATCGAAAGCGGCGAGCGGACCTTCAACCTGGAGCGCATGTTCAACCTGGGTGCCGGTCTAACCAAGGCCGACGACACGTTGCCCAAGCGCATGCTGGAAACCCCTGCGCCCAGCGGCAACGCCAAGGGCAAGGTCGCCGAACTCGATAAGATGCTGCCGGAGTACTACCAGCATCGCGGCTGGACAGAGGAAGGCGTGCCGAGCAACGAGACGCTGTCGCGTCTCGGCCTTTAG
- a CDS encoding FAD-dependent oxidoreductase, giving the protein MNHVIVGAGPAGVIAAENLRKLDRSAGITLIGEEPEAPYSRMAIPYLLAEDIVEEGTHLRHGAGHFDNLNIDVRQGRVASVATDKGEVTLEDGGSLGFDKLLLATGSHPVRPPIPGMDLANVESCWTLEDARHIVSKTKKGDKVVLMGAGFIGCIILEALVARGVDLTVIEMEDRMVARMMDKTGGDIIKAWCESKGVNVLTSTRVDAVEQSGNGLHLTLNNDDKGLDADLVVCATGVKPNIAFLDGSGIETSTGIKVNNFMETSAANVYAAGDVAEGPDFSTGGYDVHAIQPTASEHGRVAARNMAGHKTPYRGSLVMNVLNTLGLISSSYGLWDGTEGGDEAVAVDPERSSYLRLNFKDDKLVGSLSLGLTQHVGVLRGLIQTEVPLGAWKDRLMDDPHLIMHAYLERTQGVLQHP; this is encoded by the coding sequence ATGAACCACGTCATCGTCGGCGCCGGCCCGGCCGGTGTTATTGCTGCCGAGAACTTGAGAAAGCTGGACCGTTCGGCCGGCATCACGCTGATTGGCGAAGAGCCGGAGGCGCCCTATTCGCGCATGGCCATCCCCTATCTTCTGGCCGAGGACATCGTCGAGGAGGGCACCCATTTGCGCCACGGGGCCGGCCACTTCGACAATCTGAACATCGACGTGCGTCAGGGCCGCGTCGCCTCGGTCGCCACCGACAAGGGCGAGGTGACGCTTGAGGACGGCGGCTCGCTGGGCTTCGATAAGCTTCTGCTCGCCACCGGCTCCCACCCGGTCCGACCGCCGATCCCCGGCATGGATCTCGCTAATGTCGAGTCCTGCTGGACGCTGGAGGACGCCCGCCACATTGTCAGCAAGACCAAGAAGGGCGACAAGGTCGTGCTGATGGGCGCCGGCTTTATCGGCTGTATCATTCTTGAGGCGCTGGTCGCGCGCGGCGTCGACCTGACCGTCATCGAGATGGAAGATCGCATGGTCGCGCGCATGATGGACAAGACCGGCGGCGACATCATCAAGGCCTGGTGCGAAAGCAAGGGGGTGAACGTCCTGACGTCGACCCGTGTCGACGCGGTCGAGCAGAGCGGCAACGGCCTGCACCTGACGCTTAACAACGACGACAAGGGGCTGGACGCCGACCTCGTCGTCTGCGCCACCGGCGTCAAACCCAACATCGCCTTCCTCGACGGCTCCGGCATCGAGACGTCGACGGGCATCAAGGTCAACAACTTCATGGAGACCTCTGCCGCCAACGTTTATGCCGCCGGCGACGTCGCCGAGGGCCCGGACTTTTCGACAGGCGGTTACGACGTCCACGCGATCCAGCCGACCGCCAGCGAGCACGGCCGCGTCGCCGCGCGCAACATGGCCGGCCACAAGACGCCCTACCGCGGCAGCCTGGTCATGAACGTTCTGAACACGCTGGGTTTGATTTCCAGCTCCTACGGCCTGTGGGACGGCACAGAGGGCGGAGACGAGGCGGTCGCCGTCGATCCCGAACGTTCGAGCTATCTGCGTCTCAACTTCAAGGACGACAAGCTGGTGGGATCGCTGTCGCTGGGGCTCACCCAGCATGTCGGCGTGCTGCGCGGCCTGATCCAGACCGAGGTGCCGCTGGGTGCCTGGAAGGATCGCCTGATGGACGACCCGCACCTCATCATGCACGCCTATCTGGAACGCACCCAGGGGGTCCTGCAGCATCCATGA
- a CDS encoding MoaD/ThiS family protein, with product MNVRLRVSGAYAKYLPGGGQDNRAQIDVDDGATPQLVMSKLGFPDGAYLISVNGTAVPKAERATKTLEDGDELAILVPLRGG from the coding sequence ATGAACGTGCGTTTAAGGGTGTCCGGCGCCTACGCGAAGTACCTGCCGGGTGGTGGCCAGGACAACCGCGCCCAGATCGACGTCGATGACGGCGCGACGCCGCAGCTCGTTATGAGCAAGCTCGGCTTCCCCGACGGCGCCTATCTGATCAGCGTCAACGGCACCGCCGTGCCGAAAGCCGAACGCGCGACCAAGACGCTCGAAGACGGCGACGAACTCGCCATCCTGGTGCCGCTTAGAGGCGGCTGA
- a CDS encoding aldolase/citrate lyase family protein: MARAATTRSRKQKSIHALWLATANTTAVELAKLHGFDGICLDLEHGAFNRADVDLLFAMARGMRLKSFARVAAPQRIDIQQALDSGADGVIIPHIDNLEHAAEITALAKYPPLGDRSVGGGRTWDWGDPPKGWVARENRRVMCMPMIETAGALADVKEILELPTTDGLFLGPFDLHMARRPKEPLGSPGDLKDRDRVARAANKAGKIWGMNIYTEDDMKAAKRLGLGFAALVDDVAALSMSLEGVIANSRRIIG; this comes from the coding sequence ATGGCGCGCGCCGCGACAACCAGGTCACGCAAACAGAAATCTATTCATGCGCTGTGGCTGGCGACCGCGAACACCACCGCGGTCGAGCTTGCGAAGCTGCACGGTTTTGACGGCATTTGCCTGGATCTCGAACATGGCGCATTCAACCGCGCCGATGTCGACCTGCTGTTCGCCATGGCACGCGGCATGCGCCTGAAGTCGTTCGCGCGCGTCGCCGCGCCACAGCGCATCGACATTCAGCAGGCGCTGGATTCAGGCGCTGACGGCGTCATCATCCCGCATATCGACAATCTGGAACACGCGGCCGAGATCACGGCGCTGGCCAAGTATCCGCCGCTCGGCGACCGCAGCGTCGGCGGCGGCCGGACATGGGACTGGGGCGACCCTCCGAAGGGCTGGGTCGCGCGCGAGAATCGCCGGGTCATGTGCATGCCGATGATCGAGACGGCGGGCGCACTCGCCGATGTCAAAGAGATCCTGGAGCTGCCGACAACGGACGGCCTGTTCCTGGGCCCGTTCGATCTGCACATGGCGCGCCGGCCCAAGGAACCCTTGGGCAGTCCGGGCGATTTGAAAGACCGCGACCGCGTCGCGCGCGCCGCCAACAAGGCCGGCAAGATCTGGGGCATGAATATCTATACGGAAGACGACATGAAGGCCGCCAAACGATTGGGGCTCGGTTTCGCCGCCCTGGTCGACGATGTCGCCGCGCTGTCGATGAGCCTGGAAGGCGTCATCGCCAACTCACGCAGGATTATCGGCTGA
- a CDS encoding homocysteine S-methyltransferase family protein, with protein sequence MSPPIVRLPAGRPFLLDGGMGEAIAMRQLNQKGSPFWSGKALIEAPDVVRDLHEAFIAAGADAIITNTYGVVRSFMAEIGNEERFAELNRIAGELAVAARDAQDRGTLIAGSLPPLSPSYEPGTVGAQAQLTELYAEQADLLAPYVDFFIGETLTTIAETRAVAAAAGATGKPVWVGWTLHETKDGCLKDGTPVSEAAAAVAGGPVSVFLANCCSPEALTRGLPALLALGTPTGGYANTFHPIDPDAKDVSHRDDLDTEAYAAHVADWIQLGARIVGGCCGTMPEHIARVRGLIAEAA encoded by the coding sequence ATGAGCCCACCGATTGTCCGTCTGCCCGCCGGACGTCCCTTTCTGCTCGATGGCGGCATGGGCGAGGCTATCGCCATGCGTCAGTTGAACCAGAAGGGCTCGCCGTTCTGGTCGGGCAAGGCGTTGATCGAAGCGCCCGATGTCGTGCGTGATCTGCATGAGGCGTTCATCGCCGCCGGTGCCGACGCCATCATCACCAACACCTATGGCGTCGTACGGTCGTTCATGGCCGAGATCGGCAACGAAGAACGTTTCGCCGAACTCAACCGGATCGCCGGCGAGTTGGCGGTCGCCGCGCGCGACGCCCAAGATCGCGGTACGCTGATCGCAGGCTCCCTGCCGCCGCTGTCGCCCAGCTATGAACCCGGGACGGTGGGAGCGCAGGCGCAGCTCACGGAGCTCTATGCCGAGCAGGCCGATTTGCTGGCGCCCTATGTCGATTTCTTCATCGGCGAAACCCTGACGACAATCGCCGAGACCCGCGCCGTGGCCGCTGCTGCCGGTGCCACCGGCAAGCCGGTCTGGGTCGGTTGGACGCTGCACGAGACGAAAGACGGATGCCTGAAGGACGGCACACCGGTCAGCGAGGCAGCCGCCGCGGTCGCGGGCGGTCCGGTCTCGGTGTTCCTGGCCAACTGTTGCTCGCCCGAGGCGCTGACCCGCGGTCTTCCGGCGCTGTTGGCGCTCGGAACGCCGACCGGCGGTTACGCCAACACGTTCCATCCGATCGATCCGGACGCCAAGGACGTCAGCCACCGCGACGACCTGGATACCGAGGCCTATGCCGCCCATGTCGCCGACTGGATCCAGTTGGGCGCGCGCATCGTCGGCGGCTGTTGCGGCACCATGCCCGAACATATCGCGCGCGTGCGCGGTCTGATCGCCGAGGCTGCGTAG
- a CDS encoding SMP-30/gluconolactonase/LRE family protein produces the protein MTSVECVLDAKAALGECPMWHDGEQKLYWVDAERGELHRFDPATGTDEHRKLADHIGSFAFRESGGLIAALDNSFGAVDFETGTITTIAEVEADNPGTTFNDGRAAPGGRFFAGTMGVPITPGKTPGAFYRLDPDGAVTQICDGMGTSNGLAFSPDGRTLYHSDSLPTVQTIWAWDHDPATGAVDNRRVFATTHDLPGRPDGATIDAEGFYWSANVDGWQIVRFAPDGSVDRTVAMPVQKPSMPCFGGPDLDTLYVTSISDGGSAPMEPNQPLAGGLFACQPGVKGLPIDKFAG, from the coding sequence ATGACATCTGTTGAATGCGTGCTCGATGCCAAGGCCGCGCTTGGCGAGTGCCCGATGTGGCACGACGGCGAGCAGAAGCTCTACTGGGTCGATGCAGAGCGCGGCGAACTACACCGCTTTGATCCGGCCACCGGCACGGACGAACACCGCAAGTTGGCCGATCACATCGGCAGTTTCGCGTTCCGCGAAAGTGGTGGGCTGATCGCCGCGCTCGACAACAGCTTCGGCGCTGTCGACTTCGAGACCGGCACGATCACGACGATTGCCGAGGTCGAAGCCGATAACCCCGGCACCACGTTCAACGACGGCCGCGCGGCACCCGGCGGCCGGTTCTTCGCCGGCACCATGGGCGTACCTATCACACCGGGCAAGACACCAGGCGCGTTCTACCGCCTGGACCCGGACGGCGCGGTCACCCAGATCTGCGACGGTATGGGCACATCAAATGGTCTCGCCTTCAGCCCGGATGGCCGGACGCTCTATCATTCCGACAGCCTGCCGACGGTCCAGACCATCTGGGCCTGGGACCACGACCCCGCGACCGGCGCGGTCGACAACCGCCGCGTCTTCGCCACCACCCACGACCTACCCGGCAGACCGGACGGCGCGACGATCGACGCAGAGGGTTTCTATTGGTCAGCCAACGTGGACGGCTGGCAGATCGTCCGCTTCGCGCCAGACGGATCGGTCGACCGGACAGTCGCCATGCCGGTGCAGAAACCCTCCATGCCCTGCTTCGGCGGACCCGACCTCGACACACTCTATGTCACGTCGATCAGCGACGGCGGCTCCGCGCCCATGGAACCGAACCAGCCGTTGGCCGGCGGCCTGTTCGCTTGCCAGCCGGGTGTGAAAGGCCTGCCGATAGATAAGTTCGCCGGCTGA
- a CDS encoding aminotransferase class IV, which translates to MTADRGTHHYVDDPRNAGIQIYVNGDIVARDEARISVFDSGFILGDGVWEGLRLHNGKVAFLDQHLSRLYQGAKAIDLDIGMTPDALAAEIDKTVMANGMTSGVHIRLMVTRGLKATPYQDPRVNIGGATIVMIPEYKEAAERQGGVSLFTVHVRRGAPDVQDPMLNSHSKLNCITACIQAAKAGADEALMLDPHGFVATCNSTHFFVVRGGEVWTSTGRYCLHGITRRNVLDLCTENGIKAFERDFSLTQVYDADEAFITGTFAGLTPVALIDGRTIGDGTGAGAVTSRLRALYGDLIERECPAS; encoded by the coding sequence ATGACCGCTGATCGCGGAACCCATCACTATGTCGACGATCCGCGCAACGCGGGTATCCAGATCTACGTCAACGGCGACATCGTTGCGCGCGACGAGGCGCGTATCAGCGTCTTCGATTCCGGTTTCATCCTGGGCGATGGCGTCTGGGAGGGGCTGCGTCTGCATAACGGCAAGGTGGCGTTCCTCGATCAGCATCTCAGCCGGCTCTACCAGGGCGCCAAGGCGATCGATCTCGACATCGGCATGACGCCTGACGCGTTGGCGGCCGAGATTGATAAGACGGTTATGGCCAACGGCATGACGTCGGGCGTTCACATCCGGCTGATGGTGACGCGCGGCTTGAAGGCGACGCCCTATCAGGACCCGCGCGTCAATATTGGCGGCGCAACGATCGTCATGATCCCCGAGTACAAGGAGGCCGCCGAGCGCCAAGGCGGGGTCAGCCTGTTCACCGTCCATGTGCGACGCGGCGCGCCCGACGTGCAGGACCCCATGCTGAACAGCCACAGCAAGCTCAACTGCATAACCGCCTGCATCCAGGCCGCCAAGGCGGGCGCCGACGAAGCCCTGATGCTGGATCCCCATGGGTTCGTGGCGACCTGCAACTCCACCCACTTCTTTGTTGTGCGCGGCGGCGAGGTCTGGACCTCGACAGGGCGTTACTGCCTGCACGGGATTACGCGGCGCAACGTGTTGGATCTCTGCACGGAAAACGGCATCAAGGCCTTCGAAAGGGACTTCAGCCTGACGCAAGTCTATGACGCCGACGAGGCCTTCATCACCGGCACCTTCGCCGGCTTGACGCCTGTCGCATTGATCGATGGTCGTACCATCGGCGACGGCACCGGGGCCGGCGCCGTGACGTCGCGGCTGCGCGCGCTTTATGGCGATCTCATCGAACGTGAGTGCCCGGCGTCATGA
- a CDS encoding HAD family hydrolase — MTTRIAMWSGPRNISTAMMRAWENRPDTHVIDEPFYAHYLKTTGIDHPMREAVIASQPNDWGEVVADITGPGPGGASIWYQKHMTHHMIPEVDRDWFRHVRHAFLIRDPSEMLASYAAKRTSVTPADLGAELQAELYDEVVERTGQTPPVIDAADVLRSPEAMLRSLCDALEVPFDDAMMAWPQGPRPTDGVWSAHWYANVEASTGFRSYEPKTIDLPDNLEAIAEICRAPYRRLWRQRLLV; from the coding sequence ATGACGACCCGCATCGCCATGTGGTCGGGGCCGCGCAACATTTCCACGGCGATGATGCGGGCGTGGGAGAACCGGCCGGATACCCACGTTATCGACGAGCCGTTTTATGCCCACTACCTGAAGACGACCGGCATCGATCACCCAATGCGCGAGGCGGTCATCGCCTCCCAGCCGAACGATTGGGGTGAGGTCGTCGCCGATATTACCGGACCGGGTCCCGGCGGCGCGTCGATCTGGTACCAGAAACACATGACCCACCACATGATCCCGGAGGTCGACCGCGATTGGTTTCGCCATGTCAGGCATGCGTTCCTGATCCGCGATCCCAGCGAGATGTTGGCGTCTTACGCGGCTAAACGCACCAGCGTGACACCAGCTGATCTGGGCGCCGAACTACAGGCCGAACTTTATGACGAAGTGGTCGAACGCACGGGCCAGACGCCCCCGGTGATTGACGCGGCCGACGTGTTGCGCAGCCCTGAAGCCATGCTGCGTTCGCTCTGCGATGCGCTGGAGGTCCCGTTCGACGACGCCATGATGGCCTGGCCCCAGGGTCCACGCCCGACCGATGGCGTCTGGTCGGCGCACTGGTACGCCAATGTCGAGGCATCGACCGGCTTTCGGTCCTACGAACCAAAAACCATCGACCTGCCGGACAATTTGGAGGCGATCGCCGAGATCTGCCGCGCGCCCTATCGCCGCCTGTGGCGCCAGCGCCTGCTGGTTTGA